GGTATACGGATTACACTTATTCACAGACCCATTGGGATAAAATTGTATACAATTTTTGCGAATCATGTGGAAAAGTGGCGAAAGGGCGAAAAAACAAGGAATTATGGCTTGTGGAAAAAGGACCCAGAACAGATGCGATAGTTGACATAATGTGCGAAAAATAATTGGTGTATAATTATTCTTCTTGTGGACAAAGGGATATTTTCTGCATAATAGAAAGGAGCCAATCTTTTTGGGGTGATATCCCAGGAGATTGGCTCCTTTTGACTGTTCTCTGTATTTTTAATTTTTTAAGCTTTGCAGAGGAGCAGGAATCCGGCCTCCACGGTTAATCATCTTTGCAGAAGATTTGTTATGAAGCTTCATGACCGGGCCGTTGCCAAGCAGTCCGCCGAAATCCAGTTCTTCTCCCTCGTTGAGGCCAACGGCAGGGATTACACGCACAGCCGTAGTCTTGGAGTTGACCATACCGATAGCCGCTTCATCAGCGATGATTGCAGAAATGGTTTCCGGCGGGGTATCTCCCGGAATAACAATCATATCCAGGCCTACGGAGCAGACCGCCGTCATGGCCTCCAGTTTTTCAATGGATAGGCTGCCGTCTCTAGCTGCGGCAATCATGCCTGCATCTTCGGTCACGGGAATAAAGGCACCGGATAGACCGCCTACGTTGGAGGAGGCCATAACGCCGCCCTTCTTTACTGCGTCGTTAAGCATAGCCAAGGCGGCGGTGGTACCGTGAGTACCGCACTGCTCCAACCCGATTTCCTCTAGGATATAGGCCACGGAATCTCCGATAGCCGGAGTAGGGGCCAGAGACAGGTCAATGATACCGAAAGGAACTCCCAGCTGTTTGGAGGCTTCGGTACCTACCAGCTGGCCCATTCTTGTAATCTTAAAAGCTGTCTTTTTAATCATGTCAGCTACTTCAGTCAGGTCCGCATGATCCGGCATTTTAGCTAAGGCCGCTCGAACTACCCCTGGTCCAGAAACACCTACATTCAGGACGCAATCTGGTTCTCCGGGCCCGTGAAAAGCGCCCGCCATAAATGGATTGTCCTCAGGTGCATTGCAGAAGACTACCAGCTTGGCCGCGCCGATGCACTGATTTTCCTTGGTGGCCTCGGCGGCTTCTTTAACGATGCGGCCCATGAGCTTGACGGCATCCATGTTGATACCAGCCTTGGTGGTGCCTACGTTGACAGAGGAGCAGACAAAGTCTGTTTCTGCCAGGGCACGGGGAATGGACTCAATCAAAGCCTTATCCCCAGGGGAAAAGCCCTTGTGGACCAGAGCGGAAAATCCGCCGATAAAGTTAACACCCACATCCTTGGCCACTCGGTCTAAGGTCTTAGCGTACTGAACCGGATCGCCGCCGGAAGCACCTACCAGCATGGCGATAGGCGTAACGGATATGCGTTTGTTGACGATGGGAATATCATATTTCTTTTCGATGTCTTTTCCAGTCTTCACCAGATCTTTGGCATAGCGATAAATTTTATCGTAGACTTTTTCGCAAGAACGCTGGATGTCGCTGTCACAGCAGTCCAGCAGAGATATACCCATAGTGATAGTCCGTATGTCCAGGTTCTCATCCTGTATCATGGTGATGGTTTCCATGATGTCTGTCATATTTAGCATTACATGTACCTCCCCATTCTCTAGATGCGGTGCATCGAGTTAAAAATATCTTCGTGCATCACGTGGATTGTCATGCCCTCTACGTTCTTTTGCAGGTCTTCCCGCAAGGTATCCAGTTCACAGTTCATCTTGGAGATGTCGATGAGCATGACCATGGCAAAGTATTCCTGTAAGACGGATTGAGTAACCTCCACTACATTGGCGTTAGCATTAGCACAGGTGGTGCTGACTTTAGCCAGAATACCCACCATATCTTTTCCGATGACAGTTACAACTGCTTTCATATATAAAATCCTCCTTTTGTGATTAAAAACAAAAAATTACAATAATATTATGTTATTCTACCACATTGTACTGGTTGTCTGCAAGAATAGTATTTTCCGTGTAGGCAATTTCTACTTGAGAATATTTTTCGGTGAAGTAATCCCGGTTGCTGCGTCGGTTACCAATCATATTCGAAAAACATCGGGGATTGCTTTCAAAGCGGACTTGTCTTTTCTGGCCAGGGGGGAGAAGGGCAGTCTTTGAGGGACAAGCCAGCAAAGCTTGTAGCTTTTCTTCTAAAATATCCCGGGCGATTTCTCCTTCTACCAGCTGCCGGAAGGCCGGGTGGTAGGTGTTTCCGGTAATAGCGCCACCTTCTTGAATGACATCGGTACTTTTCAATCCCACCCGCAGAATGCGGATGCCTGCTTGATCGAGAATTTTGTACATTTCCTTGACGGTGGCTAGGGCCTGCTCTTGGGAAAGTGGCTGGTATTCGCCCCGCTGGTGCATTTGCAGCAATTCTGTGTCCTCAATGAGAATGGTCGGGTAGAGCCGGGCTAGGCTGGGCCCGATTTTTACGGTCTCTTTAGCGGAATAGATGGAAGTCTGGTGGGTGTCTTTAGGGAGGCCAATCATCAGCTGGATACCCAGCTGAAAGCCGTAAGACTGGATTAGCCGACAGCTTTTATAGACGATTTGGCTGTCATGACCTCGATTGGAGGCCTTTAGCACTTGATCGTCAAAGGACTGGACACCCAGTTCGATGATGTCTACCCCATAAGCGTTCAGATTGTCTAAGATCTCTTCATTGATATAGTCCGGGCGGGTAGATAGATGAATCTTGTGGACCAGACCTTTGTCTTTGTATTCCTTGGCTACAGCTAAATAAGCCTGTTGCTGGTCAAGGGGTAAGCCCGTGAAACTGCCGCCGAAAAAGGCGATTTCCACCGTTTCCAGCCCCCGTCCGGTAAGGGTAGGCAGATAGCTTTCTACCAAGCTCGTCACGTCCGCTGGGCGCATGGGCTGCTGGCGGGCAGTAATTTTTTTTTGATTGCAGAAGACACAGTCATTAGGGCAGCCTTCGTGGGGAATGAAGACTGGAATAATCGCATGCTTTTTCATCTCTATAAATCCGCCTTTCTGGGAAAGGTATTCATGTCCCTCCACTCGATAATGGATCCAATATCCGCTAAGGGATAGTCGGGAAAATATTTAAAAGTCAGACCCTGAGCAGAAATAAAGTCTGAAATTTGCTGAAAGTCTGGATGGGCACTTAAATCACCGTTAAAAATCAGCTGGCCGCCTACCAGGCCGGAGGCTCCGCCCAAAAATCCATAGGGGAAGCTGTCCAGCTTCACATGGCCCGGTCGGATGAGCAGCAAGCGAATGGGGCTTCCAGTTGGCCTGTTTTCCTCAAAATATCGGTGTATGCTGTGGTAGATACCCTCATCAGCCGTGATGGCAGCGGTATCGCTTAACACCGTCATGCTGCATTTGCTGTAGCCTTGGGGGACTTGAATGGTGTTCAGTCCTAACTGCCGGACTTTTTCCAGCAAGGAAGGTGCCGTATATTTTAAATGATGAATGAAATAGGAGCCCATACAGACGGCATTGTACTTGATATTCTCCGGGTAGTTGTGACCCAGCTGATCCGAATCGGCAGTCCCCATGTGGAAAACAGGTGAATGGGCGGCTGTTCCCAGCTTGCACATATATAGGTCGGCGTGGGTCGCAACTGCTGGATAAGTCAGGCCGCGGTCGGCTATCCGTATCAGCTGATGACCTTGACTTGTCAAATAGTCTTGCAGCAGGGGATGGGCCTTTTCTGACAGATAGATGATGCTCATAGTATTCATCCCTTTCGACAGATTTCATGTATTTTTGTCTATAACTGTTATTATCATACCACAACCAGAAGCGGGTGTGGTATGATAATGCTATAATTTCTATTGGTTCCCCGCCGCATTTTGGGAGGGTGGACCGTTATACCAAGGATAGAACAGGAGAACACGTTATGCCAAAAATCAGCAACGACTGGCTGGATGCCGTCGGAGAGGAATTTCAAAAACCGTATTATCTAGAATTGCGCCAGTTTTTAATAAACGAATATAAGACCCGGCGGATTTATCCGGCGGCAGACGATATTTTTAACGCGCTTCACTTTACCCCGCTAAAAGAGGTTAAAGTGCTGCTGATCGGCCAAGATCCTTATCATAATGAAAATCAGGCTATCGGGGCCAGTTTTGCTGTGCCCCCCAGCCAGAAAGATATTCCGCCGTCACTGGTAAACATTTACCAAGAACTTCATGAGGATCTGGGCTGTTCAATCCCCAACCACGGTTACTTAAAAAAGTGGGCAGATCAAGGCGTTTTGCTGCTGAACACGGTGCTCACCGTCCGGGCCCATCAGGCTAATTCCCATCAGGGTCAAGGCTGGGAGCAGTTCACCGATGCAGTTATTCAGGCTGTTAATCGGCAGGATAGGCCAGTGGTATACTTTCTCTGGGGACGGCCTGCCCAATCCAAGAAGCGGATGTTGAATAACCCTAAACACCTTATCTTGGAAGCACCTCATCCGAGCCCCCTTTCCGCTTACCGGGGATTTTTCGGCTGTAAGCATTTCAGCAAGGCGAACGATTTTCTCACCGCTAACGGTGTTTCGCCAGTGGACTGGCAGATTGAGGCGCTATAAGTAAAATAGAAGGGGACTAGAACCAGGTAAATAATTGCAGGCAACAGGTCACATGCGGAAACCGACGGCATATATATGATATATGTTGATTAGTATGCCCTGTTTGTGATGCAGGAGGGCATAGGTTAGGAGTATATATGGAGATTACATCCCCTAGTGTTTATTTGAGCCCATCCGTGCAGGATTACAACGAATATGTCATCGGTGGAAGTGAAGAGTATTACATGAACCTCATTGTTGATGCCATGGTCCCTTATCTGAGAGCCAGCAATATTTCCTTTAACCGCAACAATCCAAATGATTCTTTAGCCCAGGTCATCGAACAGTCCAATGCAGGAGATTATGACTTGCATCTGGCCCTTCATACCAATGAAGCCCCGGAAAATTTATCGGGAATGCTCCAGGGACCGGATGTATATTATTACGCTTTTAGCCAGGATGGAGAAAAAGCCGCCAATATGTTTGCAAAGAATCTGGCTGGCATTTATCCAAACCCTGATTTGGTAACTGTTATTCCAAACACGACTTTGGCAGAGCTGCGAAGAACCCGAGCCACGTCAGTACTCATAGAACTGGCCTACCACGACAACTATGATGACGCCAACTGGGTGGCCAATAACATCGAAGCCATTGCAGAAAATTTGGTATTTTCTTTAGCTGAATATTTTGGTATTCCATTTGTAGATCCCCTCTAGGAAGCAATAACCGTCAAACATATTGGCGGTTATCTACTTTTTTGATATACTAAGCAAAAGAACCTTATTATTATAGAAAAGAAAGGGATGGAAGATGGACAAGCTTATGGATTTGCTTCGGCAAGTTTTTTATAAAGAAACAATCGTTAAGATAACAGTGGGGAACAGCAGAAAAAAGTCCGACCCCTGCAAGAAAGTTACCCTGCGGCCGCTTTTACTTCAAGGCCAGCAGGTTTATCAGGCAGAGTATCACTTTGAAAAGAAGGTTACTCACGAGAATCTGCCGCTAGAAGAAGCCTTGCTGCTGTGTGGGCGGTTGATGAGCGAGAGCTTTAAGCAGCTGAACATCCAAACGGCGGATCAGGATATCCAGGTACTGGCGGCCAAGCCGGAAAATCCTAAAGTCATTCGCAGAAACACAGAAAAGCGGCAGGTGAAAAATTTATCTCACAACAAAGAAAAAAAGTATATTATTCCTGAGAAAACCCCTTGTGAATTTTTGATTAAATTAGGGGTTATGGGGCCTGACGGTGAAGTTTTTCAGAAGCATTACGCTAAGTTTCGGCAAATTAACCGCTACTTGGAAATCGTAGCGGATGTGATGGAGCATCTGCCTGAAAAAGCAGGAAAGCCCTTGAAGATTATTGACTTTGGCTGCGGAAAATCTTATTTAACCTTTGCTCTGTATCATTATCTGAAGATTATGGAAGGGAGAGAGGTGGAGATCATCGGGCTGGATTTAAAGGAAGACGTCATTGACTTCTGCAATAAAACTGCCAGAGAATTAGGCTACCGGGAGCTGACGTTTTTGAAAGGGGATATCGCCGACTATACCAGCGATCATGCGGACATGGTGGTGACCCTTCACGCCTGCGACACGGCTACGGATTTCGCGCTGATCAATGCGGTGGCGTGGCAGGCTAAGGTCATCCTTTCTGTTCCCTGCTGCCAGCACCAACTGTTCAACCAGATTAAGAGCCCCTTGCACCAACCGATGTACAAGCATGGAATTCTCAAAGACCGGTTTACAGAGCTGCTGACCGACGGACTGCGGGGGCTGAAGCTGGAGGCCTGTGGCTATCAGGTGGCCATGATTGAGTTTACCAGTCTGGAACACACCGCTAAAAATATCATGATTCGAGCGGTGAAAAGTGAAAAAGCTGCAAAGGCGGGCGTGATGGAAAAGGCCCAGGTTGAATATGAAGCCTTAAAAGGGTATTACCAGGTGGACCCCGCCATTGACAGTATGAAAGGATAAAAATCAACCCTCAATTCGTGGACAGTGAGGGCTGCTGCCTGCTTTCTTCAAATTCTGCGATTTTTTGCATATAATTGTTGAAATTCTCTATTATTATGGTATAATATTAAGGTTCGAGATATGAGAGGTTACATTTTATGTAAAATGTGGAACTTAATTCATGAGTTCCTTTCATTATAGATCAATCTGTTTTCTTATTTAAATAAGGTTAAATACCTTTAGACTTGGTGACGTTGCTGGAAGGAAAATAGTATTGAAGGAATACCGAATTAAAACTGTTTTTTATTTGGCGTTCGAATAAAGCGGTATAGGAAAGAAAAGAAAGTAGGATCAATTATGGCAGACAAACAAAAAATTATCAACATAGCGGTTATCGCCCACGTCGATGCCGGAAAATCTACTCTGGTAGATGCGTTTTTAAATCAGAGTGGTGTTTTTCGAGCAAATGAAGAGGTCGTAGACTGTGTTATGGATAGTGACGACATTGAACGGGAACGGGGAATTACCATTTATTCCAAGAACTGTTCTGTTATGCACGGAGATGTGAAAATCAATATTGTGGACACACCGGGCCATGCAGACTTTTCCTCAGAGGTAGAGCGGATTATGAAAACCGTGGATACGGTAATTCTGCTGGTGGATTCCAGTGAAGGTCCGATGCCTCAGACTCGTTTTGTGCTCAACAAGTCTCTGGAGCAGGGCTTAAACCCGATTTTGTTGATTAACAAAATCGACAAGCGAGATGCCCGTATTGAAGAGGTCGTGGATGAGGTTTATGAGTTGTTCATGGATTTAAATGCCAATGACACCCAGTTGGATTTCCCTATTCTTTACGGTATTGCCAGACAGGGTATCGTGGTTTACGACCCATCTGATGTGGCTGACGTAGAGGTGGAAGTAGCTGAGAAAAAGGTGGACAAGAACACCCAGGGTATGACGGGCAAGGATATTACCCCATTATTTGAGACCATCGTCAAGCACGTGGCGCTCTACCCAGACCTGCGGGAGGAACCATTGCAGATGCAGATTTCTTCCTTGGGGTATGACGATTACATCGGTCGGTTGGGTATCGGCCGCGTAACAAAGGGAAAGATTCGCACGGGACAGACGGTAGCTGTAGCGAAAGCTGACGGGAGCATCGTATCCCGCAAGGTGAATCAGGCTTTCGTATACCGTGGCTTGAAGCGGATGCCAGTAGATGAAGCGGAATGCGGCGATATCGTCGTGGTGTCCGGTATTGCTGACATTTCTATCGGTGAGACCATCTGCGACAGCAGCAACCCACAGCCGATGGAGATGATTCATATTGAAGAACCTACCTTGTCCATGAACTTCATGGTCAACAAGTCGCCTTTTGCCGGAAAGGTTGGGAAGTTCGTCACTTCAAGACATATTAAGGAAAGATTAGAAAAAGAGCTGGAAGTCAACGTTGGGCTATTAGTGGAACCTACGGATTCCACTGACGTGTTCAAGGTGTCGGGCAGAGGCGAGCTGCATCTGTCCATTCTCATTGAAAATATGAGACGAGAAGGCTATGAACTGGCTGTGTCTAAGCCGGAGGTTATCATGCATCGGGACGAGCGGGGCAAGAAGCAGGAGCCGGTAGAGGAAGTGGTTCTCTCCGTGCCGGATGAATATTCCGGCAGTGTTATTTCCAAGCTGAACGTGCGAAAAGGCATCATGACGGAAATGTCCGGGGATAACGGGTACTCCAAGCTGGTATATCTGGTACCTACCAGAGGTTTGCTTGGCTATCGGAGTGAGTTTATCAATGATACTCATGGCGAAGGCACCATGGTAAGACGTTTCCACAGCTTTGATGAATACAAGGGGGAAATACCTCAGCGGACTAACGGCGTGGCTGTCGCTCAGGAAGAAGGAACTTGTACGGGATATGCCCTGTTCAACATTCAGGAGCGGGTGCAGATGTTCGTGGAACCGGGCACCAAGGTGTATGAAGGCATGATTGTCGGCATGAACAGCAGAAATGAAGATATGATTGTAAATCCGTGTAAGGCCAAGAAGGCCACTAATATGCGGGCTGCCGGCAGTGATGATGCGGTAAAGCTTTCTCCGCCGAGAACCTTCACCCTGGAAGAAGCACTGGAATTTGTCAATGATGACGAATTGGTAGAGGTCGTACCGGATGATGTCCGGCTGCGGAAAAAGCTGTTAAAAGAATTAGATCGGCGCCGGTCCGGCAGATAAGGGCCAGCACGTAAGTCTACAAAAGGACTGAATTCTATGTAATGTAGGATTCGGTCCTTTTAATCTAAACCAATAGTAATCGAAACAAAAAGATCTCCAATCAAATGGAGATCTTTTTGTTCGCTTGAAAGGAGAATAATACCAAATTTATGCTGTTATACTTTGTTGGAAATGTAATATATGTGCAAATTTAATTAAAATCTGATAATAATTTACCAAATATTACATTTAAACAACAATCTATTACATAATGTCACAACATAAATATATTATCTGTTAGACTTTTATTATCTAAGAGTCAGCGAAATAGATACATAGAAGGAGATACATGATGTTTGCGGTGCTTGTCTGCGATATAAACAAAGATACAGCTTGGTTGATTAAGCAAAAAGCAATACAGTGGTGTAAACAAAATATAAAGTTCATTAAGGTATTTGATAAGGAAGAACAAATTTTGAGCTATATAGAAGATAACAAAGAGCAAAAAAATATTATCTTCATAGATATTACTTTTAGTTTAAATAATGGGATTCAGATAGCCGGGAAAATAAAGCAAATACAAAAGAGTTCTGCTATTATTTTTATGTCAGATGAAAAGAGGTATGATTCAAATATTTATAATGTTGAACATATTTATTTTATAAAAAAGCCTTTAGATGGTAAAAGCGTAAAAAATGCACTTGTTAAAGCAGCGGATTATATTGAAAAAAATAGCAAGAAATTCCTTACAGCTATCACAAAAACAGAAGTAGTAATGATACCAATAAAAGAAATCATTCTTATAGAAAAGGAGAAGAGGAAGGTTCATGTGTTGGATAAAAATGGAATAAACGTATCTTTCTATAGCAGTTTTGAAGAGATTGAAAATCAGTTAAATGCTAATTTTTACAGATGCCACAATAGCTACATTGTAAACTTACATGAAATTGCTGCTATTGATTCTAAAACGATTCAAATGAACAATGGGATATGTGTACCAGTGAGCAGAGCTCATGTAAAAGAAATAAAAAGTTTAGCGATTACTATCCACTCAAATAAAAAACCGGATGAAATGAGTGGTTATTCTTTCGGTTAAATATATGTTTTATATATTTAAACATACAATGAGAAAATTGTTTTTATTTTAAAAGGAGGAGATTAAGAAATGACAAGAAAAGTATTTGCGCTTCTCATGGCTGTAATGATGACATGTTGCTATATGCCCGCTATGGCTTTTGCTGAAACAAATGAGATGGCAACCAAAGCCCCAGATACAAAATTTGTGGACATGCCAAGTGATTGGTCTGCAGCAGCGATTGAGAATGCAGTAGCAAACGGATTAATCAAAGGGTATGAAGGAGCAGATGGCTTGTATATCAAGCCAAACGGTACACTGACAAGGGCTGAAATGGCTACTGTAGTAAACAGAGCTTTTGGGGCTCAGGAAAAGGCTTCTTTAAGCGGAGCCAATGACATCGTCTCAGGCGCATGGTATGAAGCTGAAATGGCCAAGGCTGTTCAGATGGGTACCATGAAGAAAGACGGTCAGATGAGACCAAATGCAAATATTACCAGACAAGAAGCCTGCACTATCTTAGCAAGAGCTTTTAAAATGCAAAGTTCTGATTCTACATATGCTGCTTTAAACGGTTTTTCTGACAAGAACAGTGTGGCAGCATGGGCACAGGACAGCATGTCTGTACTGGCTGAAAAGGGATATGTATCCGGAGCAAACGGTGCATTAAATCCTGCTACAAACATGACCAGAGCAGAGTTTGCTAAAATCATGGACAACATGGTTAAACAGTACATCACATCTGCTGGAACAGTTGAAACCGTAGCTGCTGCTGGAAACGTAATGGTCAATGTACCTGGTGTTACACTGAAAAATGTAACGATAAACGGCAACTTAATCATCGGTGACGGCGTAGGCAGCGGTGATTGTACGTTAGATGGTGTAAAGGTCACTGGTGAAACGATTGTCAGAGGCGGTGGTGTGAATTCCATCATCATCAAGGGTGGCAGCAGTCTGGGAACTGTCGTTGTCGCTAAAGTCACTGGCAACGTAAGAGTGGCTGTTGAAGGAGATGCTAAGGTCAGCGTAATCGTTGTTGCTGATGGTAAGGATGACGTAAAAATCGAAGGTAAAGTCGGCACATTAAAGGTTGAGGCAGAGACGCCGGTAGTTATCCAAAAAGCAGACGTTGCAACAGTTCGATTGACAGCAGCAAATGCAACAGTAACGGTTGATAAAGATGCAACGGTTACAAACCTGAAAGTCGAAGCAGCAAAAGCAGCTTTAAACATCAAGGGTACAGTCAGCACAGTATCCGTTGCCAAAGATGCAACTGGTGCGAAGATCACCATTGCAAAAGAGGCTAAAGTAAATACTTTAGAAGCAAATGCAAACGTAACTACAAGCGGTGAAGGAAAACCTGAAAACACAACAGGAACCGGCACGGTAACAACAGATAACGGTAAAATCACACCAGCAACGCCTAGCACCGGCGGTGGTGGTGGTGGCGGTGGCGGATCCACACCGACACCTACCCCTACCCCAGCTAAGTACAGTCTGACCATAGGTAATGAAAAGACACAGGTTACGACACAGATTACAGACTTGGTTACTCGTTCAGATGCTCAATTGGCAACCGGAAATTATGTAAACTTTACAAAGGCCCTGATTACTTTTGCCAATTCG
The genomic region above belongs to Aminipila butyrica and contains:
- the typA gene encoding translational GTPase TypA, whose amino-acid sequence is MADKQKIINIAVIAHVDAGKSTLVDAFLNQSGVFRANEEVVDCVMDSDDIERERGITIYSKNCSVMHGDVKINIVDTPGHADFSSEVERIMKTVDTVILLVDSSEGPMPQTRFVLNKSLEQGLNPILLINKIDKRDARIEEVVDEVYELFMDLNANDTQLDFPILYGIARQGIVVYDPSDVADVEVEVAEKKVDKNTQGMTGKDITPLFETIVKHVALYPDLREEPLQMQISSLGYDDYIGRLGIGRVTKGKIRTGQTVAVAKADGSIVSRKVNQAFVYRGLKRMPVDEAECGDIVVVSGIADISIGETICDSSNPQPMEMIHIEEPTLSMNFMVNKSPFAGKVGKFVTSRHIKERLEKELEVNVGLLVEPTDSTDVFKVSGRGELHLSILIENMRREGYELAVSKPEVIMHRDERGKKQEPVEEVVLSVPDEYSGSVISKLNVRKGIMTEMSGDNGYSKLVYLVPTRGLLGYRSEFINDTHGEGTMVRRFHSFDEYKGEIPQRTNGVAVAQEEGTCTGYALFNIQERVQMFVEPGTKVYEGMIVGMNSRNEDMIVNPCKAKKATNMRAAGSDDAVKLSPPRTFTLEEALEFVNDDELVEVVPDDVRLRKKLLKELDRRRSGR
- a CDS encoding uracil-DNA glycosylase, translating into MPKISNDWLDAVGEEFQKPYYLELRQFLINEYKTRRIYPAADDIFNALHFTPLKEVKVLLIGQDPYHNENQAIGASFAVPPSQKDIPPSLVNIYQELHEDLGCSIPNHGYLKKWADQGVLLLNTVLTVRAHQANSHQGQGWEQFTDAVIQAVNRQDRPVVYFLWGRPAQSKKRMLNNPKHLILEAPHPSPLSAYRGFFGCKHFSKANDFLTANGVSPVDWQIEAL
- a CDS encoding LytR/AlgR family response regulator transcription factor; its protein translation is MMFAVLVCDINKDTAWLIKQKAIQWCKQNIKFIKVFDKEEQILSYIEDNKEQKNIIFIDITFSLNNGIQIAGKIKQIQKSSAIIFMSDEKRYDSNIYNVEHIYFIKKPLDGKSVKNALVKAADYIEKNSKKFLTAITKTEVVMIPIKEIILIEKEKRKVHVLDKNGINVSFYSSFEEIENQLNANFYRCHNSYIVNLHEIAAIDSKTIQMNNGICVPVSRAHVKEIKSLAITIHSNKKPDEMSGYSFG
- a CDS encoding DUF6873 family GME fold protein yields the protein MSIIYLSEKAHPLLQDYLTSQGHQLIRIADRGLTYPAVATHADLYMCKLGTAAHSPVFHMGTADSDQLGHNYPENIKYNAVCMGSYFIHHLKYTAPSLLEKVRQLGLNTIQVPQGYSKCSMTVLSDTAAITADEGIYHSIHRYFEENRPTGSPIRLLLIRPGHVKLDSFPYGFLGGASGLVGGQLIFNGDLSAHPDFQQISDFISAQGLTFKYFPDYPLADIGSIIEWRDMNTFPRKADL
- a CDS encoding PFL family protein; the protein is MLNMTDIMETITMIQDENLDIRTITMGISLLDCCDSDIQRSCEKVYDKIYRYAKDLVKTGKDIEKKYDIPIVNKRISVTPIAMLVGASGGDPVQYAKTLDRVAKDVGVNFIGGFSALVHKGFSPGDKALIESIPRALAETDFVCSSVNVGTTKAGINMDAVKLMGRIVKEAAEATKENQCIGAAKLVVFCNAPEDNPFMAGAFHGPGEPDCVLNVGVSGPGVVRAALAKMPDHADLTEVADMIKKTAFKITRMGQLVGTEASKQLGVPFGIIDLSLAPTPAIGDSVAYILEEIGLEQCGTHGTTAALAMLNDAVKKGGVMASSNVGGLSGAFIPVTEDAGMIAAARDGSLSIEKLEAMTAVCSVGLDMIVIPGDTPPETISAIIADEAAIGMVNSKTTAVRVIPAVGLNEGEELDFGGLLGNGPVMKLHNKSSAKMINRGGRIPAPLQSLKN
- a CDS encoding class I SAM-dependent methyltransferase codes for the protein MDKLMDLLRQVFYKETIVKITVGNSRKKSDPCKKVTLRPLLLQGQQVYQAEYHFEKKVTHENLPLEEALLLCGRLMSESFKQLNIQTADQDIQVLAAKPENPKVIRRNTEKRQVKNLSHNKEKKYIIPEKTPCEFLIKLGVMGPDGEVFQKHYAKFRQINRYLEIVADVMEHLPEKAGKPLKIIDFGCGKSYLTFALYHYLKIMEGREVEIIGLDLKEDVIDFCNKTARELGYRELTFLKGDIADYTSDHADMVVTLHACDTATDFALINAVAWQAKVILSVPCCQHQLFNQIKSPLHQPMYKHGILKDRFTELLTDGLRGLKLEACGYQVAMIEFTSLEHTAKNIMIRAVKSEKAAKAGVMEKAQVEYEALKGYYQVDPAIDSMKG
- a CDS encoding S-layer homology domain-containing protein: MTRKVFALLMAVMMTCCYMPAMAFAETNEMATKAPDTKFVDMPSDWSAAAIENAVANGLIKGYEGADGLYIKPNGTLTRAEMATVVNRAFGAQEKASLSGANDIVSGAWYEAEMAKAVQMGTMKKDGQMRPNANITRQEACTILARAFKMQSSDSTYAALNGFSDKNSVAAWAQDSMSVLAEKGYVSGANGALNPATNMTRAEFAKIMDNMVKQYITSAGTVETVAAAGNVMVNVPGVTLKNVTINGNLIIGDGVGSGDCTLDGVKVTGETIVRGGGVNSIIIKGGSSLGTVVVAKVTGNVRVAVEGDAKVSVIVVADGKDDVKIEGKVGTLKVEAETPVVIQKADVATVRLTAANATVTVDKDATVTNLKVEAAKAALNIKGTVSTVSVAKDATGAKITIAKEAKVNTLEANANVTTSGEGKPENTTGTGTVTTDNGKITPATPSTGGGGGGGGGSTPTPTPTPAKYSLTIGNEKTQVTTQITDLVTRSDAQLATGNYVNFTKALITFANSKDLPSQKAKLEAMLSESNTEKFAFETVDNVSLKNAYKKFAETKKIDELQALLLATAAVLDQPTSDKEKITTEYAELVAALEGKAFITSYNGKTGTLNKITVTTGSKSYNLYAKDGGAKEDGFVNAVYGKKLTEVIGNKAEIKVEVKVEEKTKTYTATIEKI
- a CDS encoding elongator complex protein 3; translation: MKKHAIIPVFIPHEGCPNDCVFCNQKKITARQQPMRPADVTSLVESYLPTLTGRGLETVEIAFFGGSFTGLPLDQQQAYLAVAKEYKDKGLVHKIHLSTRPDYINEEILDNLNAYGVDIIELGVQSFDDQVLKASNRGHDSQIVYKSCRLIQSYGFQLGIQLMIGLPKDTHQTSIYSAKETVKIGPSLARLYPTILIEDTELLQMHQRGEYQPLSQEQALATVKEMYKILDQAGIRILRVGLKSTDVIQEGGAITGNTYHPAFRQLVEGEIARDILEEKLQALLACPSKTALLPPGQKRQVRFESNPRCFSNMIGNRRSNRDYFTEKYSQVEIAYTENTILADNQYNVVE
- a CDS encoding N-acetylmuramoyl-L-alanine amidase family protein gives rise to the protein MEITSPSVYLSPSVQDYNEYVIGGSEEYYMNLIVDAMVPYLRASNISFNRNNPNDSLAQVIEQSNAGDYDLHLALHTNEAPENLSGMLQGPDVYYYAFSQDGEKAANMFAKNLAGIYPNPDLVTVIPNTTLAELRRTRATSVLIELAYHDNYDDANWVANNIEAIAENLVFSLAEYFGIPFVDPL
- a CDS encoding ACT domain-containing protein; its protein translation is MKAVVTVIGKDMVGILAKVSTTCANANANVVEVTQSVLQEYFAMVMLIDISKMNCELDTLREDLQKNVEGMTIHVMHEDIFNSMHRI